The DNA region AGGCCATCAAGGACAAAGGGCTGACCGGGGTGGTGGTGGCCGCCTGCTCGCCTACCCTGCACGAGCCGACCTTCCGCAAGGCTGCCGAACGGGCCGGCCTCAATCCCTACAAGGTCGAGATCGCCAATATCCGCGAGCACTGCAGTTGGGTGCACGACGACAAGCCCACGGCCACTGCCAAGGCCATCCGCATCGTCAAGACCATGGTTAAAAAGGTCATTGGAGATGACCCGCTGGAAACCATCAAGGTTGAGGTCACTAAGAAGGCGCTGGTGCTGGGCGGCGGCGTGACCGGCATCCAGGCCGCCCTGGACATCGCCAACAGCGGCTATCCGGTAATCCTGGTGGAAAAGGAGCCGTCCATCGGCGGGCACATGGCCCAGCTGTCCGAGACCTTTCCCACCCTGGACTGCTCGCAGTGCATTTTAACTCCCAAGATGGTGGAGGCCGGCAAGCATCCCAACATTTGCTTGATGACCTATTCCGAAGTCGAAGAAATTACGGGATACGTGGGCAACTTCAAGGCGAAGATCCGAAAGAAAGCCTCGTGCGTGGACAACGCCAAGTGCAACGGCTGCGGCCTGTGCAGCGAAAAGTGCCCGTCCAAGACGGCCGACAGCGAATTCGAGTGCGGGCTGGCCAAGCGCAAGGCCATCTACACGCCGTTCCCCCAGGCCGTGCCCAACAAGCCGGTGCTGGACAAGGCGAGCTGCGCCTACTTCCTGAAGGGGACCTGCGGCGTCTGTAAGAAGATCTGCCCGGTCGAGGCCATTGATTACGAGCAGAAGGACGAGTTCATCGAAGAACAGATCGGGGCGGTGGTAGTGGCCACGGGCTACGATCTGTATCCGAAAGAAAAGTTTGCAGAGTACGGCTACGGAAAAATACCCGATGTTATTGACGGTTTACAGTTTGAGAGGCTGCTGTCCGCCTCGGGCCCGACCGAGGGCGAGGTCAAGCGGCCTTCCGATGGGAAAATCCCCCAGGACGTGGTCTTCATCCAATGCGCGGGCTCGCGCGACCCGGAACGGGCCTACCCCTACTGTTCCAAGATCTGCTGCATGTACACGGCCAAACACGCCAAGCTCTACAAACACAAGGTGCACTCGGGCCAGCCCTACATCTTCTATATAGACATCCGGGCCGGGGGCAAGCGCTACGAGGAGTTCGTGCAGCAAGCGATAGAGGAGGAGAAGATCGTCTACCTGCGGGGCAAGGTGTCAAAAGTATTCCAAGACGGCGACAAGGTGATGGTCTGGGGCGAGGATACTTTGCTCGGGAAAAAAGCAGAGATCTCCGCCGACATGGTGGTGCTGGCCACGGCCATCGCGCCGCAGTCCGATTCAAAAGAACTGTCGCAGAAACTGAAAATAGCCACGGATGAGCACGGATACTTTTCCGAGGCTCACCCGAAGTTGAGGCCGGTGGAAAGCAACACCGCGGGCTTCTTCCTGGCGGGCGCGGCCCAGGCGCCCAAGGACATTCCCGAGGCGGTGGCCCAGGCTGGCGGGGCCGCGGCCAAGGTGGTGGCGCTGTTCTCCGGCGACCATCTGGAGCATGAGCCGATCGTGGCCGCGGTGGACGAGGACGCCTGCTCGGGCTGCCGGATCTGCATCACGGCCTGCCCCTACCAGGCCCGGGAGTTCGACGCCGAGAAGAAAAAGGTCAAGGTCAACGAGATCCTGTGCGAGGGCTGCGGCGCCTGCGTGGCCGCCTGCCCCTCCGGCGCCACGTCGCAACGCAACTACAAGGACGACCAGATCTACCAGATGATCGCTGCCGCGCTGGAGGAATGACCATTCCACCAAAATATCCCAAAAAACCTAAACCATGAAATCAGAATATGTCAAAACAGGTTTGATATACAAAGCAGAAAGCTACGCAATAACCGGGGCTTGTTTTGAGGTGTACAAAACAATGGGTGCGGATTTCTTGAGTCGATTTATCAGGAATGCCTGGCCATCGAGTTTGATATTAAGAAGATACCGTACGTCCCCCAAAAGAAACTAGCGTTGGCACACAAAGGAAAATCCCTCAAGTCGAGTTATGAACCCGATTTTGTTTGCTTTGAAAAAATCATCGTCGAAATAAAAGCAGCGATGGATCTGTGCGACGACAACCGGGCACAGGTCATTAATTACTTGAACGCAACTAACTTCCAACTGGGGTTGCTGGTTAATTTTGGTCATCATCCCAAACTCGAAATGAAACGGATTCTGAATGCCCGATATCCTTTCCCGGTAAATACTGGAACCCGATAATTTTAGGCCTTTTCGTGTTTTTCGGTGGCAGAAAAAAGGAGTAATCATGTTCGAACCGAAGATAATCTGTTTCTACTGCAAGTGGTGCACTTACACCGGGGCCGACCTGGCCGGCACCAGCCGGGTGAAGTACCTGCCCAACGGCGTGGTGATCAAGACCATGTGCTCCAGCCGGATCGACCCCCAGCACGTGCTGGACGCCTTCAGCAAGGGCGCCGACGGCGTGCTTTTAGGCGGCTGCCATTACGGCGACTGCCACTACGTCTCGGGCAACCACCAGACATACCGGAGAGTGGAGATGCTCAGGAAGATGTTGCCCAGCTTCGGCCTGGATCCGGCCCGTCTGCGGCTGGAGTGGATCTCGGCGGCCGAGGGCGGCAAGTTAGTGCAGGTGATCAACGAGTTCACTGAGAAGATACGGGCCCTGGGACCAAGCAAATGAACCACTTTGCCACCTAAATACACGAAACAACCTAATATTTAGCGTATTTAGTGTGTTTAGGTGGGATAAGGAGTACTAGATGCCTGACAAACCGAAGATAGCCATGTACTGGGCCGCCTCCTGCGTGCATGACCAACAACGCACAAAATGAAGAATAAATGGATATATTAAATGAACGAAATAATTAAAAGCAAAAGCCCTTTTTATCCGGGACAGCCGGTACCTGTTGAATTTTTTACCGGCAGGCTTGATAAAATTGAAAAAATTTCCCGCGCTGCCAAACAAGTTGAATTGGGAAAACCCCAGGCTATTTTTTTAACGGGTGAATATGGTATCGGAAAAAGTTCACTTGCCAGTTACATGCGGTATTATGCGGAACGCCATAACAATTTATTAGGCATTCATGTCTTATTGGGCGGCACCGATACGCTTGAGGAACTGGCGACTAAAACAGTCGAAGCCGTCATTAAAGCTCAAATATATGAACCAACCTTTACGGAAAAAGTTGGAGATTTATTATCCAAATATATCGGCAAACAGGAAGTATTCGGTTTCAGCGTAAATTTCGAAGCTTTAAAAGCCGATGGATTGAATCTTTCAAAAGGATATTTGCCGTTCTTGCGTGATTTATTGTCGCGTTTTAAAGATGTCGGCACCAAAGGCATATTGTTGATACTTGACGAGATTAACGGCATAACCAGAAACAATAAATTTGCGCATTTCATCAAGGGGTTAGTGGATGAAAACGCGATCAGCAAAGAGCCGTTGCCTTTGTTGTTGATGTTGTGCGGCGTCGAGGAAAGGCGAAAGGAAATGATAGGCTACCACCAGCCGATAGAACGGATATTTGACATTGTGGAAATAGAGCCGATGAGCAATTCGGATATGAGGGATTTTTTCGCCAGATCTTTTGAATCCGTAAATATGAAGATAAACGACGACGCCATGGAAAGCTTATGTCATTATTCCGCCGGTTTCCCCAAAATAATGCATATAATCGGAGATGCGACTTATTGGCTGGATAAGGATAATATCATCGATAAAACGGATTCTTTTTCCGGAATATTCATGGCTGTAGAAGATGTCGGACGAAAATTCGTAGACAGCCAGGTGTTGCAGGCATTGAAGAGCAAAGATTACCATTCGATATTGAATAAATTAGTAAAAAGGACAACTGATTTATCATTCAAAAAAAATGAGATCATTAGGGATTTATCGGACAACGAGAAGAAAAAATTCAACAATTTTCTACAGAGAATGAAAAGGCTTAAGGTGGTAAGATCGGGTCTGGTGCAAGGCGATTATATCTTTAACAGCAGGTTGGTATGGCTATATATATTTCTTAACACGATCCAGAAAGAACAAAAAGCCAATTAGGATGTAAAACTATGCCGGATAAGCCGAAGATAGCCATGTACTGGGCCGCCTCCTGCGGCGGCTGCGAGATCAGCCTGGTCAACCTGCACCAGAACATCCTGGCCGTGGACGCCGCGTTCGACCTGGTGTTCTGCCCCTGCCTGGTGGACGGCAAGAAGAAGGATGTGGAAGCGCTCAAAGACGGCGGGCTGGCCATCGCCTTTTTCAACGGAG from candidate division TA06 bacterium includes:
- a CDS encoding CoB--CoM heterodisulfide reductase iron-sulfur subunit A family protein, whose translation is MERIGVFVCHCGLNIAGTVDVKKVVEAIAQYPGVVQAEDYKYMCSDPGQNLVVKAIKDKGLTGVVVAACSPTLHEPTFRKAAERAGLNPYKVEIANIREHCSWVHDDKPTATAKAIRIVKTMVKKVIGDDPLETIKVEVTKKALVLGGGVTGIQAALDIANSGYPVILVEKEPSIGGHMAQLSETFPTLDCSQCILTPKMVEAGKHPNICLMTYSEVEEITGYVGNFKAKIRKKASCVDNAKCNGCGLCSEKCPSKTADSEFECGLAKRKAIYTPFPQAVPNKPVLDKASCAYFLKGTCGVCKKICPVEAIDYEQKDEFIEEQIGAVVVATGYDLYPKEKFAEYGYGKIPDVIDGLQFERLLSASGPTEGEVKRPSDGKIPQDVVFIQCAGSRDPERAYPYCSKICCMYTAKHAKLYKHKVHSGQPYIFYIDIRAGGKRYEEFVQQAIEEEKIVYLRGKVSKVFQDGDKVMVWGEDTLLGKKAEISADMVVLATAIAPQSDSKELSQKLKIATDEHGYFSEAHPKLRPVESNTAGFFLAGAAQAPKDIPEAVAQAGGAAAKVVALFSGDHLEHEPIVAAVDEDACSGCRICITACPYQAREFDAEKKKVKVNEILCEGCGACVAACPSGATSQRNYKDDQIYQMIAAALEE
- a CDS encoding hydrogenase iron-sulfur subunit, which gives rise to MFEPKIICFYCKWCTYTGADLAGTSRVKYLPNGVVIKTMCSSRIDPQHVLDAFSKGADGVLLGGCHYGDCHYVSGNHQTYRRVEMLRKMLPSFGLDPARLRLEWISAAEGGKLVQVINEFTEKIRALGPSK
- a CDS encoding ATP-binding protein → MNEIIKSKSPFYPGQPVPVEFFTGRLDKIEKISRAAKQVELGKPQAIFLTGEYGIGKSSLASYMRYYAERHNNLLGIHVLLGGTDTLEELATKTVEAVIKAQIYEPTFTEKVGDLLSKYIGKQEVFGFSVNFEALKADGLNLSKGYLPFLRDLLSRFKDVGTKGILLILDEINGITRNNKFAHFIKGLVDENAISKEPLPLLLMLCGVEERRKEMIGYHQPIERIFDIVEIEPMSNSDMRDFFARSFESVNMKINDDAMESLCHYSAGFPKIMHIIGDATYWLDKDNIIDKTDSFSGIFMAVEDVGRKFVDSQVLQALKSKDYHSILNKLVKRTTDLSFKKNEIIRDLSDNEKKKFNNFLQRMKRLKVVRSGLVQGDYIFNSRLVWLYIFLNTIQKEQKAN